A region from the Rosa rugosa chromosome 6, drRosRugo1.1, whole genome shotgun sequence genome encodes:
- the LOC133713403 gene encoding uncharacterized protein LOC133713403: MKEESKKAQVRSMYSGLILQKRWCRGSETKCKRAWSCHFWGALLDLKECIIHGIGTMVARYGILPQMSKTASKLKSLTTHVLHFQKASFFTATVADREEESQNPKRPK; this comes from the exons GTCTATGTATTCAGGTCTGATCCTACAGAAAAGATGGTGTAGAGGGTCTGAAACCAAATGCAAGAGGGCCTGGTCTTGTCACTTTTGGG GTGCTCTACTGGACTTGAAAGAATGTATAATTCACGGAATAGGAACTATGGTGGCAAG GTATGGAATACTTCCCCAGATGAGCAAAACCGCCTCAAAGCTCAAGTCTTTAACAACCCATGTACTCCATTTTCAAAAAGCAAGCTTCTTTACTGCAACAGTTGCAGATCGTGAAGAAGAATCACAAAACCCAAAGAGACCCAAGTAG